One Microbacterium esteraromaticum genomic window carries:
- a CDS encoding MFS transporter — MPTFTPLQRLVVAVAVLASFVTFLDGTVVTVALPAISRELGGGIVTQQWVVDAYLITLSALILLAGSLSDAYGRVRVMRIGLIAFGIASIAVAAAPDPLVLIVARAAQGAAGALLVPSSLALITAMMRGELQSRAIGVWTAFTTAAQLVGPLMGGLFVDLLSWRFVFVINVLPIAVNLVLLGRLRLPEHERDVRVDWTSGILCALGLGAVVFALIEQERFGWGSPAIWMPGLLGLVLLAVFVWRQARSPHPLLPLSMFTVRNFGWGNISTLFIYAALSLNGFVVGVYLQQGPGLSATAAGLASLPITVLMILLSSRAGAWAGRLGPRLFMSVGPLLMSIGALLLLTVGDAFDYWWQVLPSMIVLGLGLALTVAPLTSAILGAIDERRSGIASAVNNAVSRVAGLLVVALLSTIVGGSLDLDGFHSAALVTAALFAAGGVVSWIGIRRNPAEPSAD, encoded by the coding sequence GTGCCCACGTTCACCCCTCTGCAGCGACTGGTCGTCGCGGTCGCCGTGCTGGCTTCCTTCGTCACCTTCCTCGACGGCACGGTGGTCACCGTCGCGCTGCCTGCGATCAGCCGCGAGCTCGGCGGCGGCATCGTCACCCAGCAGTGGGTGGTCGATGCGTACCTCATCACCCTCAGCGCGCTGATCCTGCTCGCCGGCTCGCTGTCGGATGCATACGGCCGCGTTCGCGTGATGCGGATAGGGCTGATCGCCTTCGGCATCGCCTCGATCGCCGTCGCAGCCGCACCCGACCCGCTCGTGCTCATCGTCGCTCGCGCGGCCCAGGGTGCCGCGGGCGCGCTGCTCGTGCCCAGCTCGCTCGCGCTGATCACCGCGATGATGCGCGGCGAGCTGCAATCCAGGGCGATCGGGGTGTGGACAGCGTTCACCACCGCAGCCCAGCTGGTCGGCCCCCTCATGGGCGGACTGTTCGTCGACCTTCTCTCGTGGCGCTTCGTCTTCGTCATCAACGTGCTGCCGATCGCGGTGAACCTCGTGCTGCTCGGCCGGCTGCGCCTGCCGGAGCACGAGCGCGATGTGCGGGTCGACTGGACGAGCGGCATCCTCTGCGCGCTCGGGCTGGGCGCGGTCGTCTTCGCGCTGATCGAGCAGGAGCGGTTCGGCTGGGGCTCCCCCGCGATCTGGATGCCCGGGCTGCTGGGTCTCGTGCTGCTCGCGGTGTTCGTGTGGCGTCAGGCCCGCTCGCCGCATCCGCTGCTGCCGCTCTCGATGTTCACGGTGCGCAACTTCGGCTGGGGCAACATCTCGACGCTCTTCATCTACGCGGCGCTGTCGCTCAACGGCTTCGTGGTCGGCGTGTATCTGCAGCAGGGCCCTGGGCTCAGCGCCACCGCGGCGGGGCTCGCCAGCCTGCCGATCACCGTGCTGATGATCCTGCTGTCGTCGCGTGCCGGCGCGTGGGCCGGGCGGCTCGGCCCACGGCTGTTCATGTCCGTCGGGCCGCTGCTCATGTCGATCGGCGCTCTGCTGCTGCTCACGGTCGGCGATGCCTTCGACTACTGGTGGCAGGTGCTGCCGTCCATGATCGTGCTCGGCCTCGGTCTCGCGCTGACCGTCGCGCCCCTGACCTCGGCGATCCTCGGCGCGATCGACGAACGTCGCAGCGGCATCGCCTCCGCGGTGAACAACGCCGTGTCACGAGTGGCCGGGCTGCTCGTGGTCGCGCTGCTGTCGACCA